A region of Aquarana catesbeiana isolate 2022-GZ linkage group LG08, ASM4218655v1, whole genome shotgun sequence DNA encodes the following proteins:
- the LOC141106633 gene encoding uncharacterized protein isoform X2 gives MEVENPTPSEALEMDKKNFTERMLSLTLEVIHLLSGEEYIVVEKSISRPCVSSAWSRTQGPNMDPPPETRNVKKILQVANNIIHLLTGEVLGCLEDNEDLCEDVVIVEQQPLASLDNPKNKHKAEGPHIQIKQPHVQEQSECINQSHQGAKLLEQHEGSKLSKHRGQQKYFSPGMDTGKFQDHQLSSCAPVLCDVGTEASADDCEDLEFTTFPIKDERELWGNGDELEEDHLAKGENSTPKGIPRCHENGPTGVDSANVNSQPLSDTEIDSFIGQCNPISSPTVPNAKTYKCPECPEVFSCRSELFKHQSHHRGSPLFSCPLCGKNFTSKSNLAKHKKIHTGEKPYSCLECGKHFREKHYLASHQAVHRGSQLILCSQCGKGYTSKSNLAKHQRIHTGQKPFSCSVCSKSFNQRSVLLAHQRTHTGEKPFSCDFCARRFTDKLQLVRHQATHSEDKRFCCNECGKSFTRKNLLIKHLTAHSVDGLPD, from the exons ATGGAA GTGGAGAACCCAACGCCCTCCGAGGCTCTAGAGATGGACAAGAAGAACTTTACGGAGAGGATGCTAAGCCTGACGCTGGAGGTCATTCACCTGCTGagcggagag GAGTACATCGTTGTGGAAAAATCCATCAGCCGCCCCTGTGTATCCAGTGCATGGAGTAGGACCCAGGGCCCCAACATGGATCCTCCACCTGAGACGAGAAATGTCAAGAAGATTCTCCAGGTTGCCAACAACATTATTCATCTGCTGACAGGGGAG GTTTTGGGTTGTTTAGAAGATAATGAGGATCTTTGTGAAGATGTTGTGATAGTGGAACAGCAACCCTTGGCCTCGCTGG ATAATCCCAAGAACAAACATAAGGCGGAGGGACCGCACATTCAGATTAAGCAACCTCATGTCCAAGAGCAGAGTGAATGCATTAACCAATCCCACCAAGGAGCTAAATTACTGGAACAGCATGAAGGATCGAAATTATCAAAACATAGGGGTCAACAGAAATACTTCTCTCCAGGCATGGACACCGGCAAATTCCAGGACCATCAGTTAAGTTCATGTGCTCCGGTACTTTGTGATGTAGGGACAGAAGCCTCGGCTGATGATTGCGAGGATCTAGAATTCACCACGTTTCCAATTAAAGACGAGCGGGAACTGTGGGGCAATGGGGATGAACTTGAAGAAGACCATCTTGCCAAAGGTGAAAACTCAACACCCAAAGGCATTCCTCGATGCCATGAAAATGGACCAACAGGGGTAGACAGCGCCAACGTAAACAGTCAGCCTCTCTCAGACACAGAGATTGATAGTTTTATAGGTCAGTGCAACCCCATATCTTCTCCAACCGTACCCAATGCCAAGACCTATAAGTGCCCAGAGTGTCCAGAAGTCTTTAGTTGTCGCTCAGAACTTTTTAAACACCAGAGCCACCACCGTGGGTCACCGCTGTTCTCATGCCCGCTGTGCGGTAAAAACTTTACCAGCAAATCTAACCTCGCCAAGCACAAAAAAATTCACACCGGGGAAAAACCCTACTCTTGCCTAGAGTGCGGCAAGCACTTCCGAGAGAAGCACTACCTTGCCTCGCACCAAGCTGTGCACAGGGGGTCGCAGCTGATCTTGTGCTCCCAGTGCGGCAAAGGTTATACGTCAAAGTCAAACCTCGCTAAGCACCAGCGAATCCACACGGGGCAGAAACCATTCAGCTGCTCAGTCTGCAGCAAGTCCTTCAACCAGCGCTCTGTGCTCCTTGCACACCAGCGGAcgcacactggggagaagccattttcatgTGACTTTTGTGCACGGCGCTTTACCGACAAATTGCAGCTGGTGCGTCACCAAGCCACACACTCAGAAGATAAACGATTCTGCTGCAATGAGTGTGGCAAAAGTTTTACCCGGAAGAACCTCCTGATCAAGCACCTGACCGCCCACTCAGTGGATGGTTTACCTGATTAA
- the LOC141106633 gene encoding uncharacterized protein isoform X1 has translation MEVSFHVENPTPSEALEMDKKNFTERMLSLTLEVIHLLSGEEYIVVEKSISRPCVSSAWSRTQGPNMDPPPETRNVKKILQVANNIIHLLTGEVLGCLEDNEDLCEDVVIVEQQPLASLDNPKNKHKAEGPHIQIKQPHVQEQSECINQSHQGAKLLEQHEGSKLSKHRGQQKYFSPGMDTGKFQDHQLSSCAPVLCDVGTEASADDCEDLEFTTFPIKDERELWGNGDELEEDHLAKGENSTPKGIPRCHENGPTGVDSANVNSQPLSDTEIDSFIGQCNPISSPTVPNAKTYKCPECPEVFSCRSELFKHQSHHRGSPLFSCPLCGKNFTSKSNLAKHKKIHTGEKPYSCLECGKHFREKHYLASHQAVHRGSQLILCSQCGKGYTSKSNLAKHQRIHTGQKPFSCSVCSKSFNQRSVLLAHQRTHTGEKPFSCDFCARRFTDKLQLVRHQATHSEDKRFCCNECGKSFTRKNLLIKHLTAHSVDGLPD, from the exons ATGGAAGTGAGTTTTCAT GTGGAGAACCCAACGCCCTCCGAGGCTCTAGAGATGGACAAGAAGAACTTTACGGAGAGGATGCTAAGCCTGACGCTGGAGGTCATTCACCTGCTGagcggagag GAGTACATCGTTGTGGAAAAATCCATCAGCCGCCCCTGTGTATCCAGTGCATGGAGTAGGACCCAGGGCCCCAACATGGATCCTCCACCTGAGACGAGAAATGTCAAGAAGATTCTCCAGGTTGCCAACAACATTATTCATCTGCTGACAGGGGAG GTTTTGGGTTGTTTAGAAGATAATGAGGATCTTTGTGAAGATGTTGTGATAGTGGAACAGCAACCCTTGGCCTCGCTGG ATAATCCCAAGAACAAACATAAGGCGGAGGGACCGCACATTCAGATTAAGCAACCTCATGTCCAAGAGCAGAGTGAATGCATTAACCAATCCCACCAAGGAGCTAAATTACTGGAACAGCATGAAGGATCGAAATTATCAAAACATAGGGGTCAACAGAAATACTTCTCTCCAGGCATGGACACCGGCAAATTCCAGGACCATCAGTTAAGTTCATGTGCTCCGGTACTTTGTGATGTAGGGACAGAAGCCTCGGCTGATGATTGCGAGGATCTAGAATTCACCACGTTTCCAATTAAAGACGAGCGGGAACTGTGGGGCAATGGGGATGAACTTGAAGAAGACCATCTTGCCAAAGGTGAAAACTCAACACCCAAAGGCATTCCTCGATGCCATGAAAATGGACCAACAGGGGTAGACAGCGCCAACGTAAACAGTCAGCCTCTCTCAGACACAGAGATTGATAGTTTTATAGGTCAGTGCAACCCCATATCTTCTCCAACCGTACCCAATGCCAAGACCTATAAGTGCCCAGAGTGTCCAGAAGTCTTTAGTTGTCGCTCAGAACTTTTTAAACACCAGAGCCACCACCGTGGGTCACCGCTGTTCTCATGCCCGCTGTGCGGTAAAAACTTTACCAGCAAATCTAACCTCGCCAAGCACAAAAAAATTCACACCGGGGAAAAACCCTACTCTTGCCTAGAGTGCGGCAAGCACTTCCGAGAGAAGCACTACCTTGCCTCGCACCAAGCTGTGCACAGGGGGTCGCAGCTGATCTTGTGCTCCCAGTGCGGCAAAGGTTATACGTCAAAGTCAAACCTCGCTAAGCACCAGCGAATCCACACGGGGCAGAAACCATTCAGCTGCTCAGTCTGCAGCAAGTCCTTCAACCAGCGCTCTGTGCTCCTTGCACACCAGCGGAcgcacactggggagaagccattttcatgTGACTTTTGTGCACGGCGCTTTACCGACAAATTGCAGCTGGTGCGTCACCAAGCCACACACTCAGAAGATAAACGATTCTGCTGCAATGAGTGTGGCAAAAGTTTTACCCGGAAGAACCTCCTGATCAAGCACCTGACCGCCCACTCAGTGGATGGTTTACCTGATTAA